In one window of Macadamia integrifolia cultivar HAES 741 chromosome 2, SCU_Mint_v3, whole genome shotgun sequence DNA:
- the LOC122071958 gene encoding pectinesterase-like codes for MACFRLFTTSLCSTPLQLVLLLVLFSSYTSLANVSSSPLTPVPRDSICKSTPYPSHCRSVLPSNDSSNVYDYGRFSVGESLKSARKFLHLVNSYLRDKTLSVMAVRALEDCRLLAELNIDFLVNTSTTVNSTQNLSTRRADDVQTLLSAILTNQQTCLEGLQAISSAWSVKDGLYTPLFNTTKLYSVSLALFTKGWIDKKKKILPGRELFSGMEIDRQSHLALRMKRHHRRIYESISGRKLAQTTQNAVKVRDMVVVNKDGSGNFITIHDALAAAPNNTNITDGYFMIYVVAGVYNEYVTVGKNNMNVMMVGDGIRKTTITGNRSVADGWTTFNSATFIVLGQGFVAINMTFRNTARAIKNQAVAVRNGADLSTFYRCSFAAYQDTLYAHSLRQFYRKCDIYGTIDFIFGNAAAVFQDSDIYARLPQQQQYNTITAQGRTDPNQNTGTSIQGCKIRSSVQLASSNRTVMTFLGRPWREYSRTVIMQSFIESLVDPTGWIDWGNTTVLSSLYYADFNNTGPGSVTTNRVQWPGYHVIGNATDAAKFTVSSFLQGDHWLNATGVPYTLGLLSNLPSES; via the exons ATGGCTTGTTTTAGGCTCTTCACCACCTCTCTCTGTTCCACCCCTCTCCAGCTTGTTCTTCTTCTAGTCCTCTTCTCCTCCTATACTTCACTAGCCAATGTGTCATCATCACCATTAACACCTGTTCCTAGAGATTCAATCTGCAAATCAACCCCATATCCTTCCCACTGCAGATCAGTTCTCCCATCAAATGATTCATCCAATGTATATGACTATGGTCGGTTTTCTGTTGGTGAGTCTCTCAAATCAGCAAGAAAGTTCTTGCATCTGGTGAATAGCTATCTTAGAGACAAGACCTTATCAGTAATGGCAGTTCGAGCCCTTGAGGATTGTAGGCTCCTAGCAGAGCTGAACATCGATTTCTTGGTTAACACATCCACAACTGTCAATTCAACACAGAATCTCTCCACCAGGAGAGCCGACGACGTGCAGACACTGCTTAGTGCCATACTAACCAACCAGCAAACTTGCTTGGAAGGACTTCAAGCAATTTCATCAGCTTGGAGTGTGAAGGATGGTCTCTACACCCCTCTTTTCAATACAACCAAGCTGTACAGTGTTTCTTTGGCACTTTTCACCAAAGGATGGAttgataaaaagaagaaaatacttCCAGGGAGGGAGCTCTTCTCTGGAATGGAAATTGATCGACAAAGTCACTTGGCTTTGAGAATGAAGAGGCACCACCGCCGGATCTATGAATCAATCAGTGGAAGGAAACTAGCCCAGACAACCCAAAATGCTGTCAAAGTGAGAGATATGGTAGTTGTGAACAAGGATGGGAGTGGAAATTTCATTACCATTCATGATGCCCTGGCTGCTGCTCCCAACAATACCAACATCACCGACGGCTATTTCATGATTTATGTAGTCGCCGGTGTCTATAACGAGTATGTTACCGTCGGCAAAAACAACATGAATGTTATGATGGTAGGAGATGGCATCAGGAAGACTACAATCACGGGCAACCGAAGTGTCGCTGATGGATGGACTACATTCAATTCTGCTACCTTCA TTGTTCTTGGGCAAGGATTTGTCGCAATTAATATGACATTCCGGAACACTGCCAGAGCGATTAAGAATCAGGCAGTGGCAGTTCGAAATGGTGCTGACTTGTCGACTTTCTATAGATGTAGCTTTGCAGCATACCAGGACACCTTGTATGCACATTCCCTAAGGCAATTTTACAGAAAGTGTGATATATATGGGACTATAGATTTCATATTTGGCAATGCAGCTGCAGTTTTCCAAGACTCTGATATCTATGCAAGGCTACCACAGCAACAACAATATAATACTATCACTGCCCAAGGTAGAACAGATCCAAACCAGAATACTGGGACTTCCATTCAGGGTTGCAAAATCAGATCAAGTGTGCAACTGGCTTCTAGTAATCGCACTGTTATGACATTCTTGGGTAGACCATGGAGAGAATATTCAAGAACTGTGATTATGCAATCCTTCATTGAAAGCTTGGTAGATCCTACTGGTTGGATTGATTGGGGTAACACTACTGTGCTAAGTAGCCTATATTATGCTGATTTCAACAACACAGGACCTGGATCAGTTACCACAAACAGAGTTCAATGGCCTGGTTACCATGTGATCGGTAATGCCACAGACGCTGCCAAATTCACTGTCTCAAGTTTTCTACAAGGTGATCACTGGTTAAATGCAACTGGGGTGCCTTATACGCTTGGCCTTTTATCAAATTTACCCTCAgaatcttag